A portion of the Chelmon rostratus isolate fCheRos1 chromosome 15, fCheRos1.pri, whole genome shotgun sequence genome contains these proteins:
- the itpka gene encoding inositol-trisphosphate 3-kinase A, with amino-acid sequence MPKECRRKTSKDLGLSGTAVNEGSRSERGAAGKTRQICDDFIQKAAQIAPLSAIKTPPVMDARRVPQVTITPEGGGSSREMQQEDWDDVVDGPLRRKLSNSSISSTGSSAVESEDDLLSDNESKSKGIVTLEHLVDAGESKPWCKLKTIVHWPFSATQRRKLNWVQLAGHKGNFKAADEGNILKKFSENEMQCFEKLRGDALLPFVPGYHGVVEKDGESFLHMTDLLANFDLPNVVDCKMGVRTYLEEELVRARERPKPREDLYRKMVEVDSEGPTPEEHSQRGVTKPRYMQWRETMSSTNTLGFRIEGIKKCDGTCRTDFKKTRSKQDVIQVFKDFVGGNNSILKSYLSRLTEIRQALKMSEFFKQHEVIGSSLLFIHDHTGNAQVWIIDFGKTTALPEGQTLNHDIPWQEGNREDGYLWGLENLMHTLESVSRGGPSEETFCSVSKENS; translated from the exons ATGCCCAAAGAGTGCAGGAGGAAGACCTCCAAGGACCTCGGGCTCTCTGGAACTGCAGTAAACGAGGGCTCGCGTTCAGAGCGAGGGGCAGCCGGGAAGACACGTCAGATTTGCGATGATTTCATTCAGAAAGCCGCTCAAATCGCCCCGTTGTCCGCAATCAAAACGCCGCCTGTGATGGATGCGCGCCGGGTACCGCAGGTCACCATCACCCCGGAGGGAGGCGGCTCCTCGCGTGAGATGCAGCAGGAGGACTGGGATGATGTGGTTGACGGTCCCCTGCGCAGGAAGCTGTCCaactcctccatctcctccacagGGTCCTCTGCTGTGGAGTCCGAGGATGACTTACTCAGCGACAACGAGAGCAAAAGCAAAGGCATCGTCACTTTGGAGCACCTGGTGGACGCTGGAGAG AGCAAGCCGTGGTGTAAGTTAAAGACCATCGTACACTGGCCCTTTAGTGCTACCCAGAGGAGAAAACTGAACTGGGTTCAGCTAGCTGGACATAAAG GAAACTTCAAAGCGGCAGATGAAGGCAACATCCTGAAGAAGTTCTCGGAAAATGAGATGCAGTGTTTCGAGAAGCTGAGGGGTGACGCGCTGCTCCCATTCGTGCCCGGTTACCACGGCGTTgtggaaaaagatggagagtCTTTTCTTCATATGACTGACCTGCTGGCAAACTTTGATCTTCCCAATGTCGTGGACTGCAAGATGGGAGTAAG GACGTACTTGGAGGAGGAGCTCGTTCGGGCGCGGGAACGGCCCAAGCCGAGGGAGGACCTGTACAGGAAAATGGTGGAGGTGGACAGCGAAGGGCCGACTCCCGAAGAGCATTCCCAGCGAGGCGTCACCAAGCCTCGCTACATGCAGTGGAGGGAGACCATGAGCTCCACCAACACCCTGGGCTTCAGGATAGAGGGGATCAAG AAATGCGACGGCACATGTCGGACTGACTTCAAGAAGACCAGATCGAAGCAGgatgtcatccaggtgtttaaAGACTTTGTCGGAGGGAACAACAGCATCTTA AAGTCTTACCtgagcagactgacagagaTCCGGCAGGCCCTGAAGATGTCTGAGTTCTTCAAACAGCACGAG GTCATTGGCAGCTCTCTCCTTTTTATCCATGACCACACGGGCAATGCCCAGGTCTGGATTATTGACTTTGGCAAGACCACGGCATTACCAGAAGGCCAGACGTTGAACCATGACATTCCCTGGCAGGAAGGCAACCGGGAGGATGGCTACCTGTGGGGGTTGGAAAACCTGATGCACACACTGGAGTCTGTGAGCAGAGGAGGGCCAAGCGAAGAAACCTTTTGCTCGGTTTCCAAAGAAAACAGCTAA